CCCAGGATGCGATGAGCCGACATCGAGGTGCCAAACCTCCCCGTCGATGTGAACTCTTGGGGGAGATAAGCCTGTTATCCCCGGGGTAGCTTTTATCCGTTGAGCGATGGCCCTTCCATGCGGAACCACCGGATCACTAAGTCCGTCTTTCGACCCTGCTCGACTTGTAGGTCTCGCAGTCAAGCTCCCTTGTGCCTTTACACTCTGCGAATGATTTCCAACCATTCTGAGGGAACCTTTGAGCGCCTCCGTTACTCTTTAGGAGGCGACCGCCCCAGTCAAACTGCCCGCCTGACACTGTCTCCCGCCACGATAAGTGGCGCGGGTTAGAAAGTCAACACAGCCAGGGTAGTATCCCACCAGCGCCTCCACGTAAGCTGACGCTCACGCTTCAAAGGCTCCTACCTATCCTGTACAAGCTGTGCCGAATTTCAATATCAGGCTGCAGTAAAGCTCCACGGGGTCTTTCCGTCCTGTCGCGGGTAACCTGCATCTTCACAGGTACTATGATTTCACCGAGTCTCTCGTTGAGACAGTGCCCAAATCGTTACGCCTTTCGTGCGGGTCGGAACTTACCCGACAAGGAATTTCGCTACCTTAGGACCGTTATAGTTACGGCCGCCGTTTACTGGGGCTTCAATTCGTAGCTTCGCATACGCTAACCACTCCTTTTAACCTTCCAGCACCGGGCAGGCGTCAGCCCCTATACTTCACCTTACGGTTTTGCAGAGACCTGTGTTTTTGATAAACAGTCGCTTGGGCCTATTCACTGCGGCTCTTCAAGGCTTGCACCCTAAAAAGCACCCCTTCTCCCGAAGTTACGGGGTCATTTTGCCGAGTTCCTTAACGAGAGTTCGCTCGCTCACCTTAGAATTCTCATCTTGACTACCTGTGTCGGTTTGCGGTACGGGCACCTAATTTCTAACTAGAGGCTTTTCTTGGCAGTGTGAAATCAACGACTTCGCTACTATAATTTCGCTCCCCATCACACCTTGATCTTAGTGAGTACCGGATTTGCCTGATACTCAATCTCAATGCTTGGACGTACATAACCAACAGTACGCTTCGCCTATCCTACTGCGTCCCCCCATCGTTCAAACAATCTTAGGTGGTACAGGAATATCTACCTGTTGTCCATCGCCTACGCCATTCGGCCTCGGCTTAGGTCCCGACTAACCCAGAGCGGACGAGCCTTCCTCTGGAAACCTTAGTCAATCGGTGGACGGGATTCTCACCCGTCTTTCGCTACTCACACCGGCATTCTCACTTCTAAGCGCTCCACATGTCCTTACGATCATGCTTCGACGCCCTTAGAACGCTCTCCTACCATTGTCCATAGGACAATCCACAGCTTCGGTAATATGTTTAGCCCCGGTACATTTTCGGCGCAGCGTCACTCGACTAGTGAGCTATTACGCACTCTTTAAATGATGGCTGCTTCTAAGCCAACATCCTAGTTGTCTGGGCAACGCCACATCCTTTTCCACTTAACATATATTTTGGGACCTTAGCTGGTGGTCTGGGCTGTTTCCCTCTCGACTACGGACCTTATCACCCGCAGTCTGACTCCCGCATTAAATTATCTGGCATTCGGAGTTTGTCTGAATTCGGTAACCCGAGGGGGGCCCCTAGTCCAAACAGTGCTCTACCTCCAGTAATCATCATGCGAGGCTAGCCCTAAAGCTATTTCGGAGAGAACCAGCTATCTCCAGGTTCGATTGGAATTTCTCCGCTACCCACACCTCATCCGCTCACTTTTCAACGTAAGTCGGTTCGGTCCTCCATACAGTGTTACCTGAACTTCAACCTGGACATGGGTAGATCACCTGGTTTCGGGTCTACGACCTGATACTCATTCGCCCTATTCAGACTCGCTTTCGCTACGGCTCCACATATACTGCTTAACCTTGCATCAAATCGTAACTCGCCGGTTCATTCTACAAAAGGCACGCCATCACCCATTAACGGGCTCTGACTACTTGTAAGCACACGGTTTCAGGTTCTATTTCACTCCCCTTCCGGGGTGCTTTTCACCTTTCCCTCACGGTACTGGTTCACTATCGGTCACTAGAGAGTATTTAGCCTTGGGAGATGGTCCTCCCGGATTCCGACGGAATTCCACGTGTTCCGCCGTACTCAGGATCCACTCAGGAGAGAATAACTTTTCGACTACAGGGCCTTTACCTTCTATGGCTGATTTTTCCAAAATCATTCGTCTAAACTATTCCTTTGTAACTCCGTGCTGAGTGTCCTACAACCCCAGAGTGCAAGCACTCTGGTTTGGGCTCTTCCCGTTTCGCTCGCCGCTACTAAGGGAATCGAATTTTCTTTCTCTTCCTCCGGGTACTTAGATGTTTCAGTTCTCCGGGTGTGCCTTCTCATATGCTATGTATTCACATATGGATAACATGACATAACTCATGCTGGGTTTCCCCATTCGGAAATCTCTGGATCAAAGCTTACTTACAGCTCCCCAAAGCATATCGTCGTTAGTAACGTCCTTCTTCGGCTTCTAGTGCCAAGGCATCCACCGTGCGCCCTTAATAACTTAATCTGTTATTAATATTGTGATGTCTGCATAAATGCAGACGCGCGATTTTTTCAAGAATTCAAATATGAACTCACTCGGTTTTGCTTGGTAAAATCTTTATATCTTCTTACTTTATCTAGTTTTCAAAGTACAATCTGAATGTATAAACATTCAAAACTGAATACAATATGTCAATGTCAATTCCTACAGACCTGATGGTCTGTTTCCGTAATTATCCTTAGAAAGGAGGTGATCCAGCCGCACCTTCCGATACGGCTACCTTGTTACGACTTCACCCCAATCATCTGTCCCACCTTCGACGGCTAGCTCCTAAAAGGTTACTCCACCGGCTTCGGGTGTTACAAACTCTCGTGGTGTGACGGGCGGTGTGTACAAGACCCGGGAACGTATTCACCGTAGCATGCTGATCTACGATTACTAGCGATTCCAGCTTCATGTAGTCGAGTTGCAGACTACAATCCGAACTGAGAATGGTTTTATGGGATTTGCTTGACCTCGCGGTTTTGCTGCCCTTTGTACCATCCATTGTAGCACGTGTGTAGCCCAAATCATAAGGGGCATGATGATTTGACGTCATCCCCACCTTCCTCCGGTTTATCACCGGCAGTCTCTCTAGAGTGCCCAACTTAATGATGGCAACTAAAGATAAGGGTTGCGCTCGTTGCGGGACTTAACCCAACATCTCACGACACGAGCTGACGACAACCATGCACCACCTGTCACTTTGTCCCCCGAAGGGGAAAGCTCTATCTCTAGAGTTGTCAAAGGATGTCAAGATTTGGTAAGGTTCTTCGCGTTGCTTCGAATTAAACCACATGCTCCACCGCTTGTGCGGGTCCCCGTCAATTCCTTTGAGTTTCAGTCTTGCGACCGTACTCCCCAGGCGGAGTGCTTAATGCGTTAGCTGCAGCACTGAGGGGCGGAAACCCCCCAACACTTAGCACTCATCGTTTACGGCGTGGACTACCAGGGTATCTAATCCTGTTTGATCCCCACGCTTTCGCACCTCAGCGTCAGTTACAGACCAGAGAGCCGCCTTCGCCACTGGTGTTCCTCCATATCTCTGCGCATTTCACCGCTACACATGGAATTCCACTCTCCTCTTCTGCACTCAAGTCTCCCAGTTTCCAATGACCCTCCCCGGTTGAGCCGGGGGCTTTCACATCAGACTTAAGAGACCGCCTACGCGCGCTTTACGCCCAATAATTCCGGATAACGCTTGCCACCTACGTATTACCGCGGCTGCTGGCACGTAGTTAGCCGTGGCTTTCTGGTAAGGTACCGTCAAGGTACGTTCAGTTACTAACGTACTTGTTCTTCCCTTACAACAGAGTTTTACGATCCGAAAACCTTCTTCACTCACGCGGCGTTGCTCCGTCAGACTTTCGTCCATTGCGGAAGATTCCCTACTGCTGCCTCCCGTAGGAGTCTGGGCCGTGTCTCAGTCCCAGTGTGGCCGATCACCCTCTCAGGTCGGCTATGTATCGTTGCCTTGGTGAGCCGTTACCTCACCAACTAGCTAATACACCGCGGGTCCATCTATAAGTGACAGCAGAACCGTCTTTCACTATTGCTTCATGCGAAGCTAAATATTATCCGGTATTAGCTCCGGTTTCCCGAAGTTATCCCAGTCTTATAGGTAGGTTACCCACGTGTTACTCACCCGTCCGCCGCTAACGTCAGAGAGTGCAAGCACTCTCGTCTGTTCGCTCGACTTGCATGTATTAGGCACGCCGCCAGCGTTCATCCTGAGCCAGGATCAAACTCTCCATAATAGATTGCTTGATAAAGCTCTTTGATTGCTTGAGGCAATCACTCTTGGGAGTGAACTTAATCACTCAAATTATTGGAATTAACGTTGACATATTGTCATTCAGTTTTCAATGTTCATTTTTGTTGCTACAAGATAAAAGTTTAACACGTTTTATTCTTGTTTGCAAGTTTTAATTTGAAGAAGTTTTACACTCACACTTCCTTGTTCGAAATGTTTTGTGCGCCGTTCTTACTCAATTAATATTAAATGTTTGAGAACATAATTTCAATAGCATTTTTTACACTTTTTCAATTTTGTTTTTCAAACGTTTATTCGTTGGTGTCACTTATTTTTGCGACTTTTATATCTTAACAAGCGAGCAAATATTCGTCAAGCCTTTTTATAATTATTTTTCATATATTATTTTAGCTTCTTCTATATGTTATTCTTTCTGTTCTATTTGTTATGTGTTCATATTCTATGTATGATCATTCTTTTGATAATAAACCCGTTTTAATTATAGTGAGTTATTATATAAGTATAGAAAGAATATGTTATAATTCTTGTCAGTATATATAGGAGATGATGATTTGAAATTATTCAATAGAAAACCTACAAGTAAGATCAACAGAATGCGCACGTGGGCACTTTCTATCATATTCATTGCAATGTTTGTAATGTATATAGGTGCGGCGATATTCTATTTTTCTCATAGTAAGCTCTTGTTTTCATTGTTCTTATTAATTGGTACATTATTATTCTTATTTAGTTTCGTGATGTATTTCTGGATTGGTATGTTGTCGACAAGAACTGTGCAGGTTCGCTGTCCAAACTGTGAGCATTATACGAAGATGCTTGGCAGAGCGGATATATGTGCTAACTGCAATCAACCGTTGACACTTGATCCTTCATTGGAAGGGAAAGAGTTCAACCAAGATTACAATAATAAGAGAAAGAGTAAAGTGCTTGAAGAACAAAATAAAAACGGAAACTAATTTGATTAGTTTCCGTTTTTATTTTGACATTCTGGACATACACCGTAAATCTCCATACGATGATGTGTAACAGCATAACCTGTAATATGTTCTGCAATATTCTCTACTTCATCCAGTCTCGGATAGTGAAAATCTTTAATCTTACCGCATTCCGAACAGATAATGTGGTAATGATTCTGCGTATCAAAGTCAAATCTGCTTGCTGCATCACCATATGTGAGTTCCTTTACAAGACCACTCTCTTTAAAGACCTTTAAGTTATTATAGACAGTAGCCACGCTCATGTTAGGGAAATTCGGAGATAAAGCTTTATAAATTTCATCTGCTGACGGGTGACTATCTGTTGCAATAAGGTACTGTAAAATAGCTTGTCGTTGAGGTGTAATCCTTACGCCAGTCTGTCTTAACGTGCTAATTGCTTCTTGCAGAAAGTCTTCCTGCGTATGAACTGACATTCGACCACCTCTTTTACTTTATAGTAATTCTATTTTACATCTTAATTTTCATTATTGTCAAATACCCAGTTTAGTATCCTTTGTTTAAGTCTACGATATTCTTGAAGTTATCTTTATTATCAATACCCATATTCATATTATCAATAAAGATATTTGTAGCGCGTTGATTGTAATGTGTACTTAATCCGGTTATGTGAGGCGTCATAATCACATTGTCTAATGTATACAGCGGATGATCCGCTTCAAGTGGTTCA
Above is a window of Macrococcoides canis DNA encoding:
- the perR gene encoding peroxide-responsive transcriptional repressor PerR, with the protein product MSVHTQEDFLQEAISTLRQTGVRITPQRQAILQYLIATDSHPSADEIYKALSPNFPNMSVATVYNNLKVFKESGLVKELTYGDAASRFDFDTQNHYHIICSECGKIKDFHYPRLDEVENIAEHITGYAVTHHRMEIYGVCPECQNKNGN
- a CDS encoding DUF2614 family zinc ribbon-containing protein, with protein sequence MKLFNRKPTSKINRMRTWALSIIFIAMFVMYIGAAIFYFSHSKLLFSLFLLIGTLLFLFSFVMYFWIGMLSTRTVQVRCPNCEHYTKMLGRADICANCNQPLTLDPSLEGKEFNQDYNNKRKSKVLEEQNKNGN